DNA from Thunnus thynnus chromosome 2, fThuThy2.1, whole genome shotgun sequence:
tgacctcaggtTCTCGGGGAGAAGCCAGAGCTGCCTGAAGCCGACATCAGTGACGACACCAAGATGGACGCTTCCAACAGGAAACTGGCCAAACTTTACAAGGTCACATGATTACTGAATACTTTGGCTTTTACTGtgatgcagcagcaggaagtgctcatctgtctctctacctgtctgtctctcaggtgtcCAACGCCGATGGTGAAATGGAGGTTACCATGGTAGCAGATCAGAACCCATTCTCCCAGAGTGCGTTGCAGTCCAGCGAGTGTTTCATCCTCGACAACGGAGCCAACGGACACATCTTTGTCTGGAAAGGTTCAAACTTTACTCTGTTCACACTGGTCTGAAACCAGTTCACAATGGTCTGACACCAGTTCACACTGGTCTGTaatctacctgtgtgtgtgtgtgtgtgtgtgtgtgcgtgtgtgtgcgtgtgtgtgcgtgtgtgtgcgtgtgcaggGAAGGAGGCGAACACTGAGGAGCGTCATGCTGTTCTAAAGAACTCAGAGCAATTCATCCACAAGATGAActacccaacacacacacaggtgaacacacacacacacacacacacacacacacacacacacacaggtgaacacacacacacacacacacacaggtgaacacacacacacacacacacacacacacacacacacacacacacaggtgaacacacacacacacacacacacacacaggtgaacacacacacacacacacatacacacacacacacaggtgaacacacacacacacacacacacacacacacacacaggtgaacacacacacacacacacacacaggtgaacacacacacacacacacacaggtgaacacacacacacacacacaggtgaacacacacacaggtgaacatacacaggtgaacacacacacacacacacacacaggtgaacatacacaggtgaacacacacacacacacacacacaggtgagcaGGTGAACAGGTGTTACCTGTCCTGACTCTGTCCCCTTCAGGTCCAGGTCCTCCCTGAATTCGGGGAGACTCCGCTCTTCAAACAGTTCTTTAAGGACTGGAGGGACTCTGACGACACCGTTGGCATGGGAACCGCCTACGTATCCAATCAGATCGCAAAGATAGAGAAGGTAACCAATCAGATTCAGAATTAGCAGCTCCGCTCTCATCATCGATCACTAGAGAACTGATCTGCCTTCTGATTGGACAGGTGCCGTTTGACGTATCATCTCTCCACCAATCAGAGGCCATGGCAGCTCAGCACAGCATGGTGGACTGCGGAGACGGAGAAAAGCAGGTGAGGAACCAGATCTTCTCTGCTCTGTGCTTTGGGAACAGGGTCTGTACATCCTGGAACTTTCAATTAGAGTCCATGAGGAGGATCATGTCGGCCcttctgcctgtgtgtgtttgttgggtCTCGGTGTGGGGTCTGGATGTGGAGCTGCCACCGCTGCTGCTGTGGTGGTTTCAGGTCTGGAGCTCCAGGCTGGACCTACAGTGGATGTGACATGCACCTGTCTAGACTAGAGGCCAGGCCTAGGATAGATGCAGGGGGGTGACTAGAGGCCAGGCCTAGGACAGATGCAGGGGGGGGACTAGAGGCCAGACCTAGGACAGATGCAGGGGGGTGACTAGAGGCCAGGCCTAGGACAGATGCAGGGGGGTGACTAGAGGCCAGACCTAGGATAGATGCAGGGGGGTGACTAGAGGCCAGGCCTAGGACAGATGCAGGGGGGTGACTAGAGGCCAGACCTAGGACAGATGCAGGGGGGTGACTAGAGGCCAGGCCTAGGACAGATGCAGGGGGGTGACTAGAGGCCAGACCTAGGACAGATGCAGGGGGGTGACTAGAGGCCAGACCTAGGACAGATGCAGGGGGGTGACTAGAGGCCAGGCCTCGGACAGATGCAGGGGGTGACTAGAGGCCAGACCTAGGACAGATGCAGGGGGGTGACTAGAGGCCAGGCCTAGGACAGATGCAGGGGGGTGACTAGAGGCCAGACCTAGGACAGATGCAGGGGGTGACTAGAGGCCAGGCCTAGGACAGATGCAGGGGGGTGACTAGAGGCCAGGCCTAGGACAGATGCAGGGGGGTGACTAGAGGCCAGACCTAGGATAGATGCAGGGGGGTGACTAGAGGCCAGACCTAGGACAGATGCAGGGGGTGACTAGAGGCCAGACCTAGGATAGATGCAGGGGGGGACTAGAGGCTGTACTTGGCTGCGTAGGGGGGTCAGAGTCCTCGGGGAAAGGCTGTGTTGTAGTTCAGCATGTGTAGTGTGAGTTTGGCTGGATGTGGTCTGGGTTTGAGGGGTGTCTAGCTTGTTAGCTGTTAACTTTAATATTTCAGATGGGAcatgttttatagttttaaatGCCAAAACCTATTGATTTCAGTGTCCAGTAGTTTGCTGTTACTTTccgtctcttcctcttcttttgtttgttttttctttctctgaggtcctgatctctctctgtctctgaaatCCTCTTCcaactttcttcttttctttcctctggtGTATTGTGGTCACTCCTTTCACAATTTCCacataaaatgtcaatgttCATCTAATTTTTGAATAGAAAACAACTGTTTTATTTAGGACTCAGTCAAACTTTTGTCTCTACGTCTActctctgtctacctgtctctccacctgtccgTCTGCAGGTGTGGCGTATAGAGGGATCAGAGAAGGTAGCGGTGGACTCGTCGATGTTCGGTCAGTTCTTTGGAGGAGACAGTTACATCATCCAGTATGAGTACCAACACAGCGACAGACAGGGTCACATCATCTACATATGGTGAGATTTCATCATGTGAACTTAATTTAAACATGCTCTCCCATCTCTCAGGTAAAGCATCTGACTGTCTCaggtgtattttgttttttagtatGTTTGTAGAGGAGCACTCCTCCAGCTGTTGGCTCTCTGAGTCTCGTTTCAGAGGGTGGGATTAGTGAAAACTCTTAGAAGTTTAACCCTGAGATGAggggaaactctgggttttcagtacCAGAAAGAGAGATAACTTAAACTCAGGATCAGTCGCCATGGTAACTGACTCTGTGAAGCTAACCTGCTCGCTGGCAGGTTTTCTGAGTTTCCTCTCACAGTTTCatgtcttcattcattcagtcgtATCAAAGCTCGTATCGAAGCGCATTATTTAGTGGAGGTTTACTGTCAGAATCTAAATCCTGGTTGGACGTTAGTTTGTTACTCAGGACTTTCTGAAGTTTTTAtgcacatcagtcatttctttgaaccgagttttttttctctcacagtcAAATATCAAACAGCATGAATTGATCCTCAGCTCAGAATCAAACCTCTTcatgtccttctgttataacaCTGAGACTctgtttgttagagcagctgcTGACACATAATgtttaatctcagtttaaatttaaacaatcagtatgaagctttagatgcgtaggatcaatgaataatgatCCCTATCACTAatgatgtgattggtcgcaCTGATAGAACATCGTTCCTGTAATATTgtagattatatgttaatatttctgagtgagcagCATCACTGAGTGATGTTGAGCTGAGATACAAACAGACGTCTAAACATCTAAAATCTACTGCTTTAATATCAACGTCTTTTCAAGTAAAAATCatcaaatacattattattgatcagactgtgagctaGAGTCAGGtctgtgtctttgatctatatatgttttaaatctttaactatatttttaatcttcagttgctgcttcctgtgttttgaacaaatatatttaaaatgtaatgtaactgcaacctgatacacagtcagattccactttatcatcattaaggaaatgtaagtctgataAAAGATCAATTAATGGacgacactgaataaaactttattgacacttttcccgctctgactcaggctctttttttaaaggattaaTGTGCATCgtccacatacacatgcattaatgtCGCTatgctctgccttttatttacctgttgccatggtgactcgtagTATCGGAGCTTCATTGATGACAGCttttgtcattgtgaacatACTCAGAGCTGATTAAACAAATtgtgatcagctgttctggaaccgaaACCTCTGAGTTTCACTCATCAGAGTTCagggtaaaataaataaataaataaataaaaatgaatgaaaaaacaaaattttaactttaagaaaatgtactctctctctctctctctctctctctctctctcttcaggcAGGGGGCGGAGTCTAGCCAAGATGAGGTCGGAGCATCGGCGATCCTGGCTGTTCAATTGGATGATGAGCTAGGCGGTGCTGCTGTACAGGTTCGTACACCTGTGACCACTGGTACAGCGGACTGTAATCCTCTGAGCCTAAAGGCCTCACACTGACCACCTTCTGTCTCCAGGTACGTGTGGTTCAGGGAAAAGAGCCTGCCCACCTCATGAGCCTGTTCAGGGGCCAGCCAATGGTGGTGTACAAGGGCGGGACCTCGAGAGAGGGTGGCCAATCAGAGGTGGCAGATACTCGCCTGTTCCAGGTTCGAGCCAATCCAGCAGGAGACACCAGAGCTGTGGAGGTGAGACACACAACCGTTTTAAGTTCTGTAATACCCCAAGCTCATTTAAGTCCCTGAATGCCCCACGCTCCTTTATAAAAGCCAAAATAAACACTCTAGATAAACGTCCTATTAATCAAATAAGAGATAGCAATATGATAATTCATTACTCTATTTTTTACCCAGTGTTCAGTCTGCATTTTTCCTCTGTCTGCTCTGACTTAATACCCGATTCTTCCTACTCTGATagttctccttctcctttatGAGAACAACATCCACAGAAGAATTTGAGAAGTGGTGCAGGACATTGAATCCAGAAATATTAAATCAGCCTCTCATATTCTCATATACCTGCTTGCTGACTTATTCAACATATCGTTATCTACCTGTAAATTACCAGCTATCTGGAAATATTCACACATTACTCCACTTCACAAAGATGGTGATATTCTTGATCTAAataattatagacctatattaATAATCTGTTCTCTTGCTAAAGtatttaatcagttttaatCAGTTATCACAGTGTCTTAAGACTAATATCCTATTGTTGTTTCAATCTAGATTTAGACCTAATCAAGCAACAACCACCGCTCTGTTAAAACTTActgatgatttgttttcaaCATCCGATACTGGTCATCTTACACCAGCTATTTTTATTGATCTCAAGAAGACTTTTGATTTGGTTGATCACTACCTGCTCTTAGATAAGTTTGATGCAGTCAATCTATCTCAAAATGCATTATTATAGTTTAACTCTTATTTACATAACAGAAGACAATGTGTTGTCCTTGAAGAGAGTAAGTCTGATTCATTTGTCCAACAAAGAGGTGGTGGGGTTCGACACTGTGTccacttcttttctctgtttttattaatgacCTTCCTGTAATCTGTTCTAATTCTTCTGTGCGactatatgcagatgatactgtCAGTTATACTTCTAAACCTCATTTACTGCAAATCCAAACTGCCCTTCAATCGGATTTCAATACCTTACGAATCTGGCTCTTGTCTAATAAACTACtgttcattaaaacaaaatcttaCATTATGGTCTTTGGTACAAATCAGAGTCTTAAAACAAAATCTAATAATAACATGTAATGATGGTACTTCTCTGGATAGAGTTGATCTAATTTAATCTTGACTCTGAACTTGCATTCAAACCTCACATTGATCATGTTCTCCGCAAAATTTAACTTTGgaatctgtgttttattttaatctagAAATTGATTTACACTTAGTGTCTGAAAGAAACTTGCCTCACAACTTTTATTACCATTTCTTGACTAGAACACCCAGAACTAACCGTCTTCCCCTCAATACAGCATACAGTAATCTCTGATGTTTCTTTAGTATTCATCACTGTATAATGTATAACTCTTAACTTGAATAGTCTCCACTcaatataaaaagaaacattcatTGGCTACAACATCTTTAAATGTGTACATTTCAATTATCCTTAACAGTTTTTGGTACCATAATCCTCAATTTATCAATTGAGGCATTCTACACAACGACTCCTACAGTCAGAAAAGCAATATCAGAAAGACAGTATTTATGTTTAAGGCTCCTTTagatatacagatgggtgaaaAATTAGAGCAAAACCAACagaaagtgtcttagtaaggtgttgggccaccacgtgcTGCCAGAACTCTTCTagagggatgaacatcattcttccaaaagatattccctcatgtggtgttgtgatgatggtggtggagagcgctgtctaacacatcggTCCTAAATCAAATCTCTCAGAGgtgttcagctgggttgagatctggtgactgcgaaggtcataacatatgattcacatcattcatactcatcaaaccattcactgtcgtcctggaagagaccactcccatcaggatagaaatgtttcatcataggatgaaGATGATCACTCgcaacaactttgtattgatttgcagtgacccttccctctgaCGCCGGGATCTCACTGGGCACGTGTGCACCGTGTTCTAGCCTAGTCTATTTTTATGGACGCCGCGTCAAGCAGCACAGAACAgatcgagctgggcaggaagtcagacacagaagcAGCATTGATCATccagtcaattttcaaaataaaacaccttgTGCAAACTCctggtcgtatatcaacaataaacacaattaaaacagatgaaaaaaagaaaccatttaactaagTAGCTTACCTAACCATAGTAGaggcacaaaaatcaaggaaaatgaccaaatcaatgaaagctgagcaagttaaacaaaattgggcagtttagttggcctgctactgcagtaattacagtAGCCTTAAGGCACTTAatcagctttgactaggctgctgtaattactgtagtaggagtgcaacaGAATTTAAAAGATGGCTTCCTCATAGTCAAGACGATCCACTTCTGACACGCTCCTGGCGGTAGAGGGTGCCGATGGCGCAAAACTGCTTCAGAGCCGGAACACGGTGCACATGGGCCCAGTAGGATCCCAGcgtaaggggacaagtggacccaaaccatgctgGCAAAATGCCCCCTGCAGCATAGAGCCACCAGATTCCCttactgtaggggtcaagcattcagacctggaccagtttctcctttaatttgtcagccATCTGTATATAGAGATAGAAAAACTTACCATCAAACATACAATCCTCaacattatttcacatttaaaaatgatttgtccTCTTAAATTGTAACTGTTTCAGTTTAATTGTTTAATGCTATatctacagtacatacaatatacaatacactgtacactgtcccTGAACGCCTCgtgtttttggtctgaatgtctggtttaaaccagtttaagcCAGTTCTACCCAATCCTAGCCATGTCTCTGGTCCTCTAGCCTCAGGTAAACCCTCTGTCCTCAGGTGGACCTTCTGTCCTCAGGTAAACCCTCTGTCCTCAGGTGGACCTTCTGTCCTCAGGTGGACCCTTTGTCCTCAGGTGGACCCTCTGTCCTCAGGTGGACCCTTTGTCCTCAGGTGGACCCTCTGTCCTCAGGTGGACCCTCTGTCCTCAGGTCAATCCTCTGTCCTCAGGTGGACCCATCCTCCTGCAGTCTGAACTCCTGTGATGTGTTCCTCCTGGTGTCGCCCTCCGGCTGCTGGCTGTGGAGCGGGGGGAGCAGCAGCTCGGCTGAAGCCCAGGGAGCAGAACGCCTGGCTGGACTCCTGCAGGTGACCCCCACCCTGCtgaaggagggggaggaggaaggtgaGGTGGGGTGGCGGTGGTTTGAGGGAGGTCTCtgtgttgtttatctgtccatcTGAAGCGCATGATTCTGCCTGTCTGTGGTTCCAGGTGCATTCTGGGATGCGTTGGGGGGACAGGAGGACTACTGTCGGTCCCCTCGGCTGAAGGACCAAATGGAGGCTCATCCTCCTCGTCTGTTCGCCTGCTCCAACAAGACCGGAAACTTCTTGGTCTGTCTGCTCACATGATCTGGTCACATGACTCTTAACACACTGCTGAGCAGGGTTTCTGTTCACTGAGCTTTAATGATCAGTGATGTCATTAACAGGCaatcaataaacaacaaactgatcaataacactCAATCGTTTGAGTACTAAAGACTTCAAACATTAGCTTCTTTCTAATGTTCATGCTAGGTGGTAGGGGTTAACTCACTGGTTGCTAGGGGTTAACTCACTGGTTGCTAGGGGTTAACACGCTGGTTGCTACGGGTTAACACGCTGGTTGCTAGTGGTTAACTCACTGGTTGTTACGGGTTAACACACTGGTTGCTAGGGGTTAACTCACTGGTTGCTAGGGGTTAACTCACTGGCTGCTAGGGGTTAACTCACTGGTTGTTACGGGTTAACACACTGGTTGCTAGGGGTTAACTCACTGGTTGCTAGGGGTTAACTCACTGGTTGTTACGGGTTAACACACTGGTTGCTAGGGGTTAACTCACTGGTTGCTACGGGTTAACACGCTGGTTGCTAGGGGTTAACACGCTGGTTGCTACGGGTTAACACGCTGGTTGCTAGGGGTTAACTCACTGGTTGCTACGGGTTAACACGCTGGTTGCTAGGGGTTAACACGCTGGTTGCTACGGGTTAACACGCTGGTTGCTAGGGGTTAACTCACTGGTTGCTAGTGGTTAACTCACTGGTTGCTAGTGGTTAACACACTGGTTGCTATGGGTTAACACGCTGGTTGCTAGGGGTTAACACACTGGTAGCTAGGGGTTAACTCACTGGTTGCTAGTGGTTAACACACTGGTTGCTACAGGTTAACACACTGGTTGCTATGGGTTAACACGGTGGTTGCTAGGGGTTAACACACTGGTAGCTATGGGTTAACTCACTGGTTGCTACAGGTTAACACACTGGTTGCTATGGGTTAACACGCTGGTTGCTAGGGGTTAACACACTGGTAGCTAGGGGTTAACTCACTGGTTGCTACAGGTTAACATACTGGTTGCTAGTGGTTAACACACCGGTTGCTACGGGTTAACACACTGGTAGCTAGGGGTTAACTCACTGGTTGCTACAGGTTAACATACTGGTTGCTAGTGGTTAACACACCGGTTGCTACGGGTTAACACACTGGTAGCTAGGGGTTAACACACTGGTTGCTAGTGGTTAACACACCGGTTGCTACGGTTTTATGGTGGTTCTTTGATTGATACTGTTTAATAGCCAGTGGAGATAATTAATAAGAAATATAATTTATGAACAAGCTTTTGATTAATTGGTGACCTTTCTATTGTTTATTGATCGTTTAATTGTAAATTGATCAGTTATAATATTCcagtttgctgtgtgtgtgtctgtgttcagaTGGAGGAGGTTCCAGGTGAGCTGACACAGGATGACCTCgctcctgatgatgtcatgatctTGGATACCTGGGACCAGGTGAGTCTCCTGCCGTCACCA
Protein-coding regions in this window:
- the LOC137171232 gene encoding gelsolin-like, with the protein product MVFHPEFERAGQRAGLQVWRVENLELVPVPQSLYGGFYSGDAYLVLHTTATRGGHLQYDLHYWQGSECSQDESGAAAIFAVQMDDFLQGAPVQYREVQGHESSTFTGYFKTGLKYMKGGVASGFQHVLTNDVDVQRLLKVKGRRIVRATEVPVSWESFNQGDSFILDLGEEIIQWSGSHSNRFEKLKATLVSKGIRDNERCGRAELLLCDEGAEPAKMLEVLGEKPELPEADISDDTKMDASNRKLAKLYKVSNADGEMEVTMVADQNPFSQSALQSSECFILDNGANGHIFVWKGKEANTEERHAVLKNSEQFIHKMNYPTHTQVQVLPEFGETPLFKQFFKDWRDSDDTVGMGTAYVSNQIAKIEKVPFDVSSLHQSEAMAAQHSMVDCGDGEKQVWRIEGSEKVAVDSSMFGQFFGGDSYIIQYEYQHSDRQGHIIYIWQGAESSQDEVGASAILAVQLDDELGGAAVQVRVVQGKEPAHLMSLFRGQPMVVYKGGTSREGGQSEVADTRLFQVRANPAGDTRAVEVDPSSCSLNSCDVFLLVSPSGCWLWSGGSSSSAEAQGAERLAGLLQVTPTLLKEGEEEGAFWDALGGQEDYCRSPRLKDQMEAHPPRLFACSNKTGNFLMEEVPGELTQDDLAPDDVMILDTWDQVFVWIGNEAREEEKTEAAVSAVRYLKSDPAGRDPRTPTVTVKQGFEPPTFTGWFLGWNREFWTVDPLQRAIESLQV